The region TCGTCCTCTTCGCCTACTTCCTCGGCCAAAGGGTTTCCCCTTGGCTCCTTTGGCCCCTCCTTCTCCTCCTCGCCCTCCTCCCCCTCCTCCGGCGGCGCTAGACGTACTTCTCCCCCCGCACCACGAAGACGTTCTCCACGTAGGCGATCACGGCGTAGTGGGGGAAGTACGCCTCCTGCAGGCGCTCCAAGATCTTCAGGGCCACCTCCTCGGAAACGATGGTTTCCAGGCGGATGTTCTGCCCCTCCCAGTCCACGCTCCGCACCCCCCGGGAGCCCTCCCCCCGGGCGGGGACGATGGTGTAGCCCTTGGCCCCAAGCCGCTTGATCTCCTCCACCAGCTTCTTCTCCAAGAGGCTTTCCGCCACGATGGTCACCAGCTTCAAGGGCACCAGGTTCACGGCTCACCCCCCTATCGCCTTGGCCAGGGCGTGGTAGATGGGTATCCCCAAGACCAGGTTAAAGGGAAAGGTGACGGCCAGGCTCGCCCCCAGGTACAGGCTCGGGTTGGCCTCAGGCAAGGCGATGCGCACCGCCGCCGGGGCGGCGATGTAGCTGCTGCTGGCCGCCATGGCCCCAAGCACCATGGCCCCTCCCGGGGAAAGCCCCACCAGGTGGCCCAAATAGACCCCAAGGGCCCCGTGGAGGAGGGGGAGGAGCGTCCCGTAGAGGACCAGGCGGAAGCCCACCTGCCTCAGGACGGAAAGCCTCGAGGCCGCCACCATCCCCATGTCCAGGAGGAAGAGGGTGAGGGCCCCGTAGAAGGGGTCCACGAAGAAGGGCTTGACCCGCTCCATCCCCCTCTCCCCGGAGAGGGCCCCCACCACGAGCCCCCCAAGGAGGAGGACCACGCTCTTGCCCGTGAGGACCTCCCGCAGGGCCTCGTGCAGGTTCCCCCCTCCCCGCTTGCCCAAAAGGAGGGCCACCACGATCCCCGGCACCTCCAGGAGGGCCACCAGGGTGGGCAAGAACCCCTCGGGCCTTTCCCCCAGGGCCTGGGCGAAGGTGAGGGCGGCGAGGAAGGTCACGGCGGAAACCGAGCCGTAGTGGGCGGCCAAGGCGGAGGCGTCCACCCGGCTTACCCTGAGGGCCCTCCGGGCCAGGAAATAGCCCGTGAGGGGCCGCAAAAGCCCGAGGAGGAGGGTGGCCAAGGCGGGAAGAAGGACGACCAGGAAAGGCGTCTTGGAAAGCTCCACCCCGCCCTTAAAGCCGATGGCGAAGAGGAGGTAGATGGATAGCGCCGTGTACAGGGCCTCGGGGAAGGCCAGGTCGCTTTTCAAAAGCCTCGCCGCCACCCCCAGGAAGAAGGCCAGGACCATGGGGGAGAGGAGGTTGAGCCGCAGGATCTCTAGGGCGTCCATACCTCCAAGCTTTACTGCGGGAAGAAGGGCTTTTACAATCCGGTACGATGGCGCCTTTGGTAGGTCTCATCATGGGCTCCCGCTCGGACTGGGAAACCCTGCGCCACGCCGCGGAAACCCTGGACGCCTTGGGCGTCCCCTACGAGGTGCGGGTGGTTTCCGCCCACCGCACCCCTGACCTCATGGCCGCCTACGCCAAAAGCGCCGAGGAACGGGGCATCCAGGTGATCATCGCCGGGGCGGGGGGGGCGGCCCACCTCCCGGGCATGACCGCCGCCCACACCCCTTTGCCCGTCTTAGGGGTCCCCGTGGAAAGCCAGGCCCTCAAGGGGCTAGACTCGCTCCTTTCCATCGTGCAGATGCCCGCCGGCGTCCCCGTGGGCACCCTGGCCATCGGGAAAGCAGGGGCGGTGAACGCCGCCCTCCTCGCCGCCAGCATTATCGGCCTCAAGCACCCCGAGGTGATGGAGCGCCTCAAGGCCTACCGCAAGGCGCAGACGGAGGCCGTCC is a window of Thermus hydrothermalis DNA encoding:
- a CDS encoding sodium-dependent bicarbonate transport family permease, with product MDALEILRLNLLSPMVLAFFLGVAARLLKSDLAFPEALYTALSIYLLFAIGFKGGVELSKTPFLVVLLPALATLLLGLLRPLTGYFLARRALRVSRVDASALAAHYGSVSAVTFLAALTFAQALGERPEGFLPTLVALLEVPGIVVALLLGKRGGGNLHEALREVLTGKSVVLLLGGLVVGALSGERGMERVKPFFVDPFYGALTLFLLDMGMVAASRLSVLRQVGFRLVLYGTLLPLLHGALGVYLGHLVGLSPGGAMVLGAMAASSSYIAAPAAVRIALPEANPSLYLGASLAVTFPFNLVLGIPIYHALAKAIGG
- a CDS encoding P-II family nitrogen regulator yields the protein MNLVPLKLVTIVAESLLEKKLVEEIKRLGAKGYTIVPARGEGSRGVRSVDWEGQNIRLETIVSEEVALKILERLQEAYFPHYAVIAYVENVFVVRGEKYV
- the purE gene encoding 5-(carboxyamino)imidazole ribonucleotide mutase — its product is MAPLVGLIMGSRSDWETLRHAAETLDALGVPYEVRVVSAHRTPDLMAAYAKSAEERGIQVIIAGAGGAAHLPGMTAAHTPLPVLGVPVESQALKGLDSLLSIVQMPAGVPVGTLAIGKAGAVNAALLAASIIGLKHPEVMERLKAYRKAQTEAVLAHPDPREEA